The nucleotide window CATGTGTTGAGAGGTGATCCTTTAGGAACACACGATCGAGCCGCTGCATTTACCACGAACTCATCCGGGCACTTGAACGAAAATTCCCTCCCCTCGTTAAGAATGTAGACGGTGGAACAATCCTCTGGGTCCACCCTGAAATTTGTGTCTGTTTTATACAATACAGCGGACTCTGCAAAGCAGGATAAAGAAACACAAAGTGCAGATAGTAAAACGGTGTTCATGGTTATTGGTTCTAAAACATCAGTCAGAGCAGAAGATAATGTAAGTCGTAACGTGAAGTTGTTTCGTATTACTTATTCAGCAAAGACTCTGTAACTCCATTTATAAGATGTTCCATCCTACGATTCAAGTCAGTTTACATTGTAGATGTGTGGTTAGCAAACAGTTCGCCATTTCTAAACAATGAGTGAATCAGAAGTCAATCTTCTAGAACATGATGAAATGCTAGAGTAACTTTCCCATTTTCATTCATCACATCAGAAATCGATATACTGAGGACGGGTAACACACGTCTTCATTACCATTTTTGGAATGCAAGGTGTATTACTTACATTGGCACGTTGATATCCAAATGAAGATAACGTTTTCATTAATGAGAAACTCAATGGCAATTGATGGAGGCACAaactaaaaaaattaaaaattgtctaTCACTTAACGACACATTctacaaacaaacttttctCTTAAAAAAACGttgcaaatgaaaattaacatttgtttgtttttatcaaaaacaCGAATACGATTTACGATAAGGAATGTAATTGTATCCTATTATTTCTCATTATTTCCAAATGAGTGGTTGAAATATGAGAATTATATAGGGAGGGGTATTATATAATttcttaatatttgttttaggAATTTTCTGTTTTTACCAatataattcaaattaattCAAACAGTAAATAGAAGCctattttatatatgttttgtaaGTGTCCTTGAATGATTTCGTATAACACTTCAATCAATACTTTGAAATTGAATCAAATGACGTGCCgtgacattttcttttttccgaCATAAAATATTTCCCATGGATAAATTCAATAAAGTCATCCGACTTAAGGTGACTTTCCAATGTTCATTGCTTTTTATACCTACCATCTTACATCAAAGTTACCgtttacacatatatatgtagcagCATAGTGCAATGATGGCTTCAGAAATTAtgtaatgaaaggtgatgatagggaagagtgataaatctcataactcctagaggGAATATGAAATAGAAAGTTGTGCCAAGAAGGACTCATGTATATACCGGAAATGGGTTCAGTTTATTTGCTCATTCAGTTTCTGTAGTGCCAATCGAAGCATTCCAAGGTACTGAATGCTTCAAGCTACGATTGATAAATATACGACAAAATAGTCAGAATTGGAAGTGGAAATCCAACTCAGaatgtaattaaaatcttaAACAGGACAATACGAATATctataaaattttatgtaaagaCATTGGTCTCAATAAGTTTATGGTTTGCATTTGCAACACTTTTAACTAATATCTTTAAGAATTCAATCATCAAAATCATAGACATGTTGTCTCAGCTGTGCAATTACTCATGTGTAAGGAAAGAAAAGAATATCGATAAAACTAAGCATGGCAGATAGCTTGTCAAATAGCgatttgcaaaataaaagtgATTCATAAACTGGTAATGATATGTATTAAATTTATATGGGTCAAACTCTTCTGATAGTGCAATAGGAAATGTATTATgaacaatattttacatactTTGGGTTGTAGAAAaaatacttgaatatgaatacCACAATAATAATTGCAATATAATTCATCAATATATAGATCTAATATACAATTGTATTTCTAACGTCTTTGACGGTAAATTGTTTTCATCACAAATTTTAAAGAGtcccataattttttttctcgacggaaactttaaaaattgatatttgtattaCAAGGAGATAATTCAAGAATATATTATCCCTTCTACATGTCTTAAACGGAGTGGTAAAAAGAAATAAACTAAAGCGGACAAAACCCTTTAATATATCATCATCACtataaattaatatacatgtacataatatcaGATTCAAGAAATATTCGATATCCTTTTTTTATTTCCTGTTTCTACACGTACATTCTTTTGTTCATTTGGATTTAGTGAATTAGTTAATATACAGTTAAACTGTATCGTATGATTTTCCTCCACCCCAATAGACATGTAATTCCTCATTCATACAATGAAAATTTACTCACGTATATAAATTTCCACAAGAGCAAATATACTCACATAAGTAAAAAGTATATTTGTTACGAGTTCAGTCTAAGTTTAGATACCCTAATAAACTCacttgtatgcaaggtgaagataacgaacagtgatcaatctcataactcctacaagcaatacaaaataaatagttgggtaaacacggacccctggacacaccagaggtgggatcaggtgcctaggaggagtaagcatcccctgttgaccggtcacaccagccgtaagccctatatcctgaccaggtaaacggagttattcgcagtcaaaatcaatatgccaagaaaggcttaacaatcggtatgaaacacgtcagacagcatttgacccaatgtgaggttgtttAATAGACATAAATCGATTCAGAATTTCCAAATCATCAAGGCGCAGGAATTACCATAGGATGTTCCAGAACGAGAGATGTTCGTAGAAAAGATCGTTCTAGTAAATGAAATGACAGCACCATCCTCACAGGCTTTGATGAAAATGACTGGAACGGAAACTTTCGGATGAGAAAGGATACTTTCTTTAAACTTTGGCAACAAACTAGAGAGTACCTTGGCACCTGACCCGCGGACTTTAGAGGTTTCGTTAAATGCAAAGAAAAAGTAGCTATTGCAATTTACCGGTTACCCCCCACTGTTGGATATCGGACAATTGAAAATTTAATTGCTATTGCTAAATTGCTGTCATGATTCTTTACATCAAATGCATATGTAAGTAAATATACTCTGcgttcattaaaaaaaacactcaGGAGCAGAACATTTGCAACAACATACGATTAAAATTCAATCGATACTTATTTTCGAGTAGAAAACACCTATTGTTTAACTCCTATAGAAATGCTACCAGTTTTAAGTAATGTGCAATAATGTTTTACTTGTGAATGTCGCTCTAGTTGAAGTAATGATGCTTCTTGATCGTGCAAACGCATTCTGTAATACGATTCTTCATGGTGAATGTCATATCCAAAATATATGATACTTTTATTTATCGTATTAAAGCTGTGTGTGTCTCGGATCTGAATTTTGAACTACATATCAGAAAGACCCGTGATCTTCACCTCCAATCATTGAAAAGAAACTGTCACAACCTACGTTACACATTTTAGCTTTGACAAATTGCTGCGATCAAGAATCGAACACTCATTTTGCTAGCTGATTGACTTAACCATTCGGCTACCGTGACAGGTATTCATTAATGGAATTACATATCTGGTGAAGGATATGATTTAAGAAACGTGAAATTTAAATGGCATAACAGATTATGTTAATTTGTCAACTCCTTTGAGGCACTGGTGTAAATGCTTTTCTGGATTTTGACTACCGGTGATTGAAAGAAAATCACTTCATTCCTCAAGGAATTCACTACATATACAGATTTACAAATCAATAAGTcgcatatgaaaggtgaagataacgaatactgatcaatctcataactccaatgagcaatacaaaatagattgttgggcaaacacggacccctggacatagtagtctgccttgatttaaaaacagaccttatgcagaacaagctcttgcgtatcgagtcagttgagagatagaaacaccacatgcaggtggtaatggaatattgcaatgTAAATATGGAACGTTGATGATAAATatgctgaaatcatcccgtttgtctaAATTTAAGTTGTTagtaaataataatgattaacaGAACTGGGGGCGGGTACAGGTCTGGTGATGGCAACATTTAAATTGTACATGCTATTCTTTTTTTACTTGACGAACCGACGTGATATGTCCCATTCACATTGAAAGTACAATATGGATTGCGATGATAAGGCATGTTATATATTAACGCTATTCTGCATTATGCAAAGCAATGTAAATGACCTGTAGGTGATTAGAGATGAGTATGGACGCAATGGTTTTGCGGTCCGTTTTAAACTTAGTTACACAATGCCTTTAATGTCAATGTTTAATATTTCCGTTTGATTTAGAATCCTTTGCGAAGTTTGcatgtaaaatgtatatatgacTTATAATATTTATCGTGCTCATAACAGAATAATTGATTGTTTCTCCAGTGGCGAAAAATACAATTCAGTAAGTGtataattttattcaaaatgtgtatttaaaaaagTATGTATAGCATATGGAATAAacgaataaataaataaaacaaataaatacaggCATGACATAAAAACATAAGTAGAAGGATAATTCGATTTCATGTAAAACTAGAAAGACATTCGAAATGTTAGTCATCTTCTTCATGTTCAACACACATATTGTGTACAGGATGGAATATTCTTGGTTTGTCGTCCACTGCAGATGGACATCTTCCTTGGAATACCACTCTCTCATCCTGACAGACGACGAAATACGGTGATCTTTCTCGACCTCTCCAGGGGTTAAGACCGTCTGGTGATCCTTTACAGCTCGGGAAGCGGACGTGACATGGAATACAGTGAGCAGATCTACAGTGGTTGTCTTCATAGTCACCTGTAATGAAGAAAATGTTTCTTTAGCAGCATTTCATGATATTACAAAGTTTTCAGTATAGAGTGTATATGTGCACCTGATGCGTAAACAGAATGAGAAAAATACCATATTCCAAAAAGTAGATAAGTACAcgattgttttaattttttgcaaGATCGTTTATATCAATTGGTTTGTCGTTTTAGCTTAGTGGATAAAGCATTGGTTACACATAAGTTACTCACAGATATCAAGTACAAACATTCCAGAGCTTTTTTTGTTTATATCCAATTCAattatatttctaaaatcaCATTTTCTATCCAAAATCTCATTGTTTCTGTCATTTGACACATAACCTTAACAAATATCACATCATTAGTAATTGAATAATTCCATGCTGATTTGATAAACTCATTCAAGGAGTAGTGAACTACCAGCATATGACTCTTCATTTTGAAATGCTTTGTATCGCTCTCTTATCTGATATTTATTCACTTCAATTGAATTTCCTCATTATataatgtacactgtatattgacTTTATGACAATATATAACTTACAGGCATCTTTTGGTTCATATCGAGTTCCACATTGCACCATGCTGAAATGATCACATCTCTGGGATTCGACATCAAACAATAGTGGAAATGGACATTCCGTTAGCTTTGGATTTCCTTCAAGGATTTTGTTTTCACAGTCGTAATATCTGGCACAGTTTTCAGCATATTCTAACTTTTTGTCTGATGGAAATGTGCAGTTTCCTTCAGTAGACTGGAGTATTTGTATGCctatcaatatatataatacaaattctatTGAATTCTATAATTATTGAGAAACAATCATAAGAATAAAGAGTCTTCAAAGTGAAAAGTAAATATGTGAAGAACGTGATTTTTAGAACTTACATGTGTCTAGAGGTGATCCTTTAGGAACACACGATCGGGAAGCTGCATTTACTACAAAGTCATCCGGGCACTTGAACGAAAATTCTTTCCCATCTCTAAGAATGTAAAACGTGGAACAATCCTCTGGGTCCATCCTGAAATCTGTGTCTGATTTATATAATACTTTGGATTCTGCAAAGCAGCATAAAGAAACACAAAGTGCAGATAGCAAAACGGCCTCCATGGTTCCTGGTTCTTAAGATATCAGAGTTGAAGTCAACCTAAGTTGTAAAGTTAAAATACTTTGTACTACTTACTCGGTAAAGACTCTACAGCTGCATTTATAAGATGTTCCATCCCACGTTTAAAGTCAGTTTACATTGTAAGTGTGTGGTTAGGAATCTGTTGGCCATTTTTAGACAATGAGTGGGTCGGAAGTGAATATTTTAGGACACGATGAAACGCTAGAGTGACTTtccaattttcattcattagatAAAGAAATCGATGTGCTTAGGACGATGCCGGGAAACAGGTGTATTCATTACCATTTTTGGAATGTGAGGTGTATTTCTTACATCGGCACGTTGATATCAGAATAAAGATAACGTTCTCATTAATAACCCACTCAATGCTAATTGATACGttcaaattcactttcattttctACAAACAAACTCTTTTCTTAGATATTTTGCAAACaaaatgcattttgtttttgttttcatgaatACAATGAACAAAATTTTCCGTATGGAATACAGCTTCCTCCAGTGAATTCTCAATTATTTTCGACATAGTGAacgaaatgtttgaattagAAATGGAgaagaaatataaaattccctattatttgttttagtaatttcatatttacatttattacatCCAAATGAAACTAAACAATACATAGAAACCTTTTCTTCTACTTTGTCCTTAAATGATTTATGTGATGTTTTGATgatgtttttaaaactaccTTTGGGGATGAATGAATTGGCACACCAATATATTCTCTCTACTTCTTAAATTAGATTTTCCCCTAGATAAATTCAAAAAGTCATCCGACCTCAGATCAATACACGATGTTAATTGATTTTTCTAACTATATACCGTTCGATAATTCTATACATCAAAATACTTTCTCTAttcacacatgtacatgtacatgtaacatggtTTAGTGCATTAATACCTTCAGAAATCGTGTAGTTTTAGCTTATTTGCTAATCCGATGTTCGCAGGGCCAACCGAAGCATGGCTGCTCAAACTATATTTGTCAGCATAAATATAAAACCAAACGATTCGGAATCGACACAAATTATTTCGAAGGGGAAACTCAATTCAGAATAAAATTAAGTTTAAAAGAGAATGATAcgaatatatacaaaaattgatttgagGAAACTAGTCTGAAAAAATTTATGCTATGCAATTGCACACTGTAGAGTTGCTTGgaaatacggatatatattcaattcttgtgataatatttagaaattcattccaaaattaagaattatctccctcatgcaaagctctgatccttagacgaatttgactccagtcttttgCACTCGTTtttagttgttgttttttttaatttattgttaTTCGGGATTTCCAATAGTTCGGCTTGAGCATTACGGAAGAGACATTAtatgtcgaaatgcacatccggtgcatcaaaattggcaccgtataagttttacattcattaaTTTCTCGTAGAATTGAAAACAATCTAGATTGTAGACGTAATGTACCAGTTGTGCATTAATCAAATCTAAGTAAAGAGACGTACATTAATAAAACTAAGCATAGCAGATAGCTTGTCATACTTCAATTTGTAAACTGAAAGTGATTCAGAAATTGGTAATGATATTCAATATAAATGAATAGGTCAAGATCCTCTGATAGTTCAGCGAGAAATGTATCGTGAACAATCTAAAGGTAATACggatattttacataaaatgaATTGTAGGAGGAATACTTAAATATGTACACCACAATTAGCATCACGGTATAAttcatcaatatatatgtaagactctaaagtgcaatgggactccaaagtgcgatggtcacgccaaagtgcgatggtctgcgccaaatcccgatggtgtgacacgccaaagtgcgatgttCCACACTCatgctccaaagtgcgatggtctgattcgccaaagtgcgatggtgtgactagccgaaatccattggtttgtaaaggACACGGTGTTTTGGTAGACTGAActaaccgtgtgttgtttcacaaaaatgtcagtgcaaaatccatgcacaaaaaataagaataagaacttatttcattatcatctaGTTatcgtgttattaaacacaaaattagCCAACGCaaaatcgtatagaatgttttgtattatagcATACCCCCAGGAATTTAATGCATGTACgtcaaagtaataaatgataatgaattaaagaatgtttgggcgaagtagataattcaacaacaaatgtactttgccttTCTCACTATCCTCAGCAGTGTAAATTTTGCCGTTGCTGTCGTATatgttgcatttcttcggttttagtttgaaagacgttaagaatgacgtcacaatgacgtgacgtcacaaacgttactggactccgcaccatcggactttggcgtggccatcg belongs to Ostrea edulis chromosome 7, xbOstEdul1.1, whole genome shotgun sequence and includes:
- the LOC125653602 gene encoding uncharacterized protein LOC125653602, whose translation is MEAVLLSALCVSLCCFAESKVLYKSDTDFRMDPEDCSTFYILRDGKEFSFKCPDDFVVNAASRSCVPKGSPLDTCIQILQSTEGNCTFPSDKKLEYAENCARYYDCENKILEGNPKLTECPFPLLFDVESQRCDHFSMVQCGTRYEPKDACDYEDNHCRSAHCIPCHVRFPSCKGSPDGLNPWRGRERSPYFVVCQDERVVFQGRCPSAVDDKPRIFHPVHNMCVEHEEDD